TTGGCCTAGTGCCTAATGTCTCAAAGTTGATATTGTGATTTAGTAAAATTTGCCCAATCCAACAGATGACTCAACTTTAATTCAAGAATAAGAGATTTGTCATTTACAAAAATGGCactttcatttcctgttttcaaaCTGAAAGATGCTGCAGTAACAAGTCTCACAGTTCATAACACTGTTCACATAcatgcacatatacacacacaaaataaaaatagagtAAGAACatcgcttttatttttattattttatatgctaTAGCTTGATTTTATAACTATAAACAAACTATCTTTATATCCAGCTGAGTTTCATTATGGGTTGACCAGAATGTATTATTGGCTGTTCAGTGGAACAGAGTACAGTGGCATGTAACACACAGCATATTAGTAAAAACTCTTTCATGAAAATCCAATAAACTATTGGGAAAAACCAACATAACCTTAGATGGAGTCACATGGATGTATACATAAATGACATTCAAAGGTATAGCCACTAAATAAAGCTTGGAATCTCGTTCCAAGTACCTTGCCAGGTATACTAAAGATATgataaattttatttttgaccCACAACAGTTATCAGTAAAATTTTGACGCATGCAAAAGTCACTCAGTGGTGATTCTAACAACTCACTACAAAGTTCTAAtcagataataataattaactTACAGCTTTGGCACTGGTCCTCTTTGGGTCCCCAGCAACGACCATTGCAGGAACGGTGGCATTTTTGACCTGCACAGAGGTTCAAGGAAAGAGACTATTGGAATTTCAAACTGCAACTTCACAAACTATTGTCAGTGTCATTCAACCTTAAAACAGACCAGAGAATTGCTGCTGGAGTTTGTCTTCAAGCACTCAACCAAAGGCAAACCAAACTCACATAGTGAACAAAACTATGGAGGATCATGTGGTTTAACTTTGAATTCACTTAATATCTATTTgtatgttttgtatgtttttctttGGATAATCATGCATAGGTGCATTCTGTTTGCTCACACTCTGAGCAACTGtaacctttttaaaacttgGAATAAGTCATTCTTCTGTTATACCACAATAGTGTCTTTCTCACCAGTTATGCAACAGCTCAACTTCTTCCTGGATATAATCCTGTACATGTTAGGAttgatttttagattttaatgTTCATTGACTTCCTTCAAATCCCTTTATTGGTATTTATTGGTATTTTTTAGGGATACAATTGTGCAATTTGTCCTaatgttcttctttttatttttgccttcTTTTCTGTTCGAGTCCTGCTTTTGCTTGTCTGCCAGAGCAGTTTGTAAACTCTTTATACAAAAACTCTTTAAAGGCACCAAATAATTAAAGTTATTGCCATCATTGCAATTATGATTGTAATCATTGAACTGTAGGTACTGCAAgcagcatgcagcagttaatttcattaatatgatgatgatgatactaTATTTAACTGATATAATCTTAAGagttaagaaaaaaaccctTGTGAATTCTcaacattaatgtttttttatacatatatattttaaggCAGGAAAGATCCATCTTCCTTAACTGATATATGCTGTTGTGGTAATAAAACCCAAAATAACCTTGGCACAGGTTATTTTGGGAAAATAAGATGATTCTTTTTGCCACTCCACGCTAAACCAGCCCAGCATGAAGCCAGCACACATCAGGTTGAGATAAAAGCAGTAAAGAAGCGGTAAGCAGCATCATACCCTCAGAGCTTTAGCCAGTGCCTTTCTGGGTTTTTGGAGGACTTAATTGACTGTCTAGTAATTGACTGCCGGGAGAAGTGAGTCTGGATAAGTGCAGAAGTGCTGTCCTCTGTCCATCAGCCTCTCCAGATGAGAGCTATTAGCATCCGACTGACTCCATTGCTCAACATGAGAATCTCCATCTTCtgccctcttcttcttcctcattTTTGAGCCTATCTACTACATATTTTTCTCTTCATCCATCGCTTATAGATTCATCACTCCTCTGTAGCTCTCTTTCCCTTAGTGCCTATTCCTGtccctttttttcttaaaccactacatttctctatttttttctgtttctccagTGTGTCCCTATTGAACTGACAATTTAGTAAAATTTGAGAGAAAGGCTGGCAGCTTTGTCTGTATGAAAGCAGTATACAAATGGGATATTAATACAAATGTCCGCCAGCCATACAGGCAGAACTTCTGCTGTTCTTCCTTAATTCTTTGTTCTTCTCCATGCTATGTGCCCCAGGAAGTCAAGTCAAAGAGTTTTCATTCAGTGACCATGGCCTTCACTATCTCATCTTCTAAATCCTCAATGACCTTGAATAAGACCATCAAACCCCCTTTCCCGGAATGCACCGTAATCTTTAACATCCCCTGAAGGTTAAAATGTTGAAACTGCTGCCATACCAGCGTCAGTGTACAGCAAGAGAAAGATGGAGGTGTTTAAACTGAATCAACAGGGCATCcgtttaaaaaaactgaaaaaaagatcaCAGTCCTATTTTGAAACCAATAACACAACACAACCGTGGCACAAATAAGTCACAAGCAAAACAACATGAAGCTTGTGTCGCCGCAAAAAATGAAACAGAGATTATGTTCTCAATTGTGGATTACAAGTTTGCAGACCCTTGATCTTTCAGCGAGGGTGGAAGACTCGCAAAGGAGTCGGGGTCGATCAAGGGCTAACAGGGCTGCAGGGAGGAgggtgattgagcagaatatcAATGCTTGGAGCTTTTAGCATGCATCTGAAGCCCTCAGCTAGTACTATGAGATGATTCCAAGGACATATGCATCAAAAAGGAAAAGTCTATTTGTTTATATCAGAGTCAGTGATAGcgtattttatcatttttttatttgtttccatTTGTAAATGAATGAGATGAgacagtttgaaaaaaaaactgtgaaaacaacATTTGATTTAAATGTCAAAAAGCATGAGAAATTaatgttaattaaaaacaaaaagaaacgaGTATGCTAAGAGGTTTAGTCAGCAAATTAATAATAATGGGTCAGAGGAGATCAGTAAATGCATTGTTATTTCACTGATCATCCCCTGTCCTCTGACAGATTGAGTATGTGTATTTCACACTAATAAATCCCATCATAATGCTACACtctaagaaataaaatgttgtatttactcCACCCAGTTATGTCAACCGGTTCCACACAACTGGGttagtgaaatataaaatgtatgatacatttaatttgaacaaGAAATTTTAAGTAAATATGATAACATTTGGATAATTAAATGCAAATCAAAAGAATCATGTTGTATTAGCTGAATATCATAATGTTGATCTAACTAACCTTGTTGATTTAAATTGAGAAGACTAAATAAAACCTACTCAACCAAAACAAGCTCTACTTACTTTGAGAAATAACATGTTGTATTTACTCCACCCAGTTATGTCAACCGGTTCCACACAACTGGGttagtgaaatataaaatgtatgatatatttaattTGAACAAGAAATTTTAAGTAAATCTGATAAATCTACTCACCCAAAACATGCTCTACTGAAACTATAGGATTAAATCACTTTAACAGAATTGCAACTTACTCTATTTAagtttgtaaattaaaaaaatcgaACAAGTTTATTCAGTTAACCTAACTTTAATAACACTTTGTGTAAAACTTGCTGAAGCACACTTTGAGCAATTCAAATGCTTCTAGATCTTTTTTCCTAAACAATCTTTACATATATTCAAGTGCATTTTAAGTGCAGGAAGACAAGATACAGAATGTCATGTTAAACTGAAATGATTAAAACTGGAAAGTGTTGTGATtccaacatttttaacattaacatGACTTAGTTTAAACTTGATTGGGCTACAATGAAAAGCCCACAATACAGCAGGTAGAAAATACTTTAGCGTCATTTTTGTCcatatttagaaaaataacTTTTGCTTCAAAACTTAAACTGAAGTCCAAAGTTAGGAGCAGTCTTTTTCAGTGTAGCTGGAAGTTGGTAAAGGTTCGAGAACAAAGAACGCAGAAAAGTGAAAGGCCTTGTGGCAATTCAAACTGAACAGTTTATGAAGTGCAAGGAGAAGGGTTCGAGAACCTTAAAGTTCAGTGTCCTCTATAGTTCAGTGTAGGCTGTTTCACTcaagcagtttgtttttcagaaccTGCACCTTCATGGATAGGTTGTTCCCATCCAACTCCATCAGCAccttctgaagaaattcaaaTGTGTATTTCAGGTGCTTTGGGTAGCTCAGATTTAGACTGTAGATTAGTCCAAGCAGGAGGGCACAACCCTTTGCCACATCACTAAGAGCTTGCAGCACAGTGCATCCTATGATGACACCAATGTCCTCAGGTGTATCTGCAGAGTTTGCTCCTTCATGTCTGACAACATAGACTCCCAAAGTCAGCTGCTCCGTTTCTCTGCTTGCACCAAGATCCACatcctttaaataaaaataaaagaaaaagataagtTAATTGCATACGTATACATATGGACAAGTAAGTCCACCTTCCATTTCCAAtcccaaattaaaaaaagggaaataactgatcgttttccttttttaacttaCCAAGAATTCCTTGAACAGGTCATCTGGCTTTTCATTTAAGTAGACACAGACAGCTTTCAGAATGCATTCCCGTCGAACATCAACGCTGGGATTCTGGTGGAGATAAGAACTCAATATGAGAGAAGTTTCCTATTTTGATTCCTTTCAAcctctttacaaaacaaagtcaaaaatattaacacatAATCCAGGTAAATGATTAAGCAATGTTTCATAACTCACATCAGTGACGTGCAGTGAGGTTCACGATTGGTAAGGCACTGACTCCTCTGAGTCAGATCAACAAATATATGAACCCAAAAATCGAAGCTTTTCAATTTTGACATTACgtgaaagctttcatttttgctttaatCAATTCTAGATTGTTCaacaatatatttaataattgtgcccctaaaaatattaaaattaaatagaagATTAGAACTGGGCAATATGGACTTAAAATCCTATCACGACATTTTGTGGTATTTTTTGCGATAACAataagtctgtgaaggttctcagtcatccaggtcatcgtagtctaaggagcttggaaagaaaagtgaagcttcttcagtgaagaagcttctcggatgagagatgaaacgtcttcaagcaacttaaagaagtccagacgcttttctttccaagcttcttaACAATAAGAGTTACAATAAAAGATcataatagtatttttgcctaTAAATCTATCAATGCAGCctcacaaatacaaatactgcAAATTAAACTTAGCAAATGTGCTATTTAGACAAACCAGCAGTTATTTATCTTGTTGAATTGATGATAAGTTTGACATTAATGGAAATAATAGTCTCAACTAAATTATCATATTTTTTTAGAGGTTTGAAAGCAGTCTATCATTTTAATCACATAGGACGTGTGTTATCACAATATTGATAAGCGATGCAAGAAGTGCCCAGCCCTACAGAAGATGCATTAAAATTTATTTAGGTTTGGTGTgtctcattttttgtgtgtagtaaATAAATTGGTCAAATGACCTGGAAGCAATTATAGAAAAATCATTAATTTTACatcaatttattaatttataaatAGGAGATGCATTGAAATAAAATTGGTGTGTCTCATTGCTTAGGACTGATTTGGTTTCAATTTGTCCTTTGTGAAATTTACTGATGTTCCCTAAGTGCGCTGCTTTATCCACTGTGTCAATGGGGCTCTcagtgtaatgtgattacactgTGAATCCATATACGTGTACCTCTTATACATGTTGCCTTTAGGGTTCAGCACTGCCCTCCATCAGCCTCACTCCATGCATTTTTGCAGCACATTTATGACCAAtaacattaaacatgtaacaCACATTCGTCAAATAAATGCGGTAGTCTACATCAAGTCATCATCTGTATTGCATGTGTAATCAAACATGTACGTTGGCAATTTAGAGAAACAGCAGTGGGAttgcgcatgtgtgtgtccgCGGTGAGACACAGCATCATCACCTCCTCTCAGCGTTTTACCTTGTATTTGAACAGAAAATCCGTAATGACAGCAATTTTGACCATAAAAATattgaaatcacacaaagcaaatttaaaatctagtgtacaaattaaatttctcttttgttagttttttactTCTCATTAAGGTGCCTCACTTGACTGCATGTCACTGATTCACATGTATCtacaaaatattcaaatatacACATATTCAGTTGAAAAAAATTTCTGATTAATGACAGACACAGAAGTTGAAGAAGCATTCAAATAATTTCAGAGCTCAATCAAGGTCAACTAAAATACATACTCCATCCATGGCTGCCATGATTAAGTTGATATTGCGTTTAGCTGTTCCCCCCTTCTTTTTGAACACTCCAAGAAGGTGGTCAGCGTAGTGGTCCAGCTTGGCCATGAAAGTCGACAACAAAGGGACCATGCTGATGCGAGTGAACTCTGCAACAACCTGAAACATATTAAAAATTACAACTAGAGAGTATTCTCTATTAATTTTATTAGAGGCCACATGCAAGAATGTTACAACTTTCAGTCAAACATTTTGTATCTTTTAAAATTAACAATTTACAGTACTTTGTTCTTCTTCAAATACAAGTTCTTATGAAAATGACTTGCAATAACAAAGTTAGTAAGAATTACCTCAGTCTCTGAAAACAGGGCAGGCCGTCTGTATTTGACCTCTGCAATGAATGGCATGTCTTTGATGATTTCCTGTCTTCGGTAGCGATGATAACCAATGGAAACTGATACAAGGAGTTAAATGCATTATATATAACAGTACTACACATTATTCTGCACTTCAATGACAACAGATGAACGCATGTCTTATACTTTACAAATCAAAGTGTTAAGCGCTTAAATTCCTGCGTTTGACACTAAACCAGAAATCAACATGGAGTCGAATTCTTTTAAACAATGTAGCAACTTAATTGATGCACATTTCTAAAATTCATTTCATTCTTCAAACTACAGGATCGCTGGTGCTCCCGGTGGTCATTACTGATGTTAGGGAGCAGGTGCGGTAGATGTTgggagtaattttaaaactgtcagTCTTAGTAGGCAAGTCTCACCTTAACAGGAATCGCAAAAGATTTTGGAAAATTACACCGAAGTAGGTTCAACAATATTTGTTAAATGTCTTCATACTTCTAACACGTGAGAGAGGAATACAAGCTAGAGTGTTAAAAAATTTACCAGGcatcatttctttaaaaaaaaatgcaaaagtatTCCCGAAAGTGTCAGATGTTTATCAGTTAGTATACATTAATCAAATCTGTCATCCTTAAATTGTTGTACTTACCAAATAATCCTCAGATGGCGATGGATTCTATCC
This is a stretch of genomic DNA from Pelmatolapia mariae isolate MD_Pm_ZW linkage group LG16_19, Pm_UMD_F_2, whole genome shotgun sequence. It encodes these proteins:
- the LOC134644310 gene encoding uncharacterized protein LOC134644310, which translates into the protein MPFIAEVKYRRPALFSETEVVAEFTRISMVPLLSTFMAKLDHYADHLLGVFKKKGGTAKRNINLIMAAMDGNPSVDVRRECILKAVCVYLNEKPDDLFKEFLDVDLGASRETEQLTLGVYVVRHEGANSADTPEDIGVIIGCTVLQALSDVAKGCALLLGLIYSLNLSYPKHLKYTFEFLQKVLMELDGNNLSMKVQVLKNKLLE